The window TTTTGCTTATTGACTTTGATGGCCACTGCGTCTTCTTCCTCAGAATAACCAGCACACTGTGCAGGGCCAGCTCTTCTACCTGAGCTTGGGCACGTgatcttgtttcctcatctgtgataCAGAGGTGATAAGATTCTATGtaggtttctttttttacctGTAATGTTCCATTATTCTCTCTTCAGGAAATCCTTTCACCAATGCAGATCTACAATTTGTGTGTTTGCACACAAGCACACGCATGCATACATGTTTGTATATTAAAGATGACATAGATACACGTTCTCACATACACACCTCCAGGTTTTATAGATattatgtatctgtgtatgtCACATCCACATATTTTGGAGACATGGATTCTTAATGCTgtcatgtctgacttcatgatctatatggggttttctgggcaaagatattatcatggtttgccatttcttcctcctttggaTTAAGGCCACAGGtaaagtaaagtgacttggccgaggtcacacacctaggaatcttctgaggctggatttgaacctccagacccagtgctctaaccactgccccATATATCTGCTtccatacatgtatatatactgtGGTATGTATTCCCATGCATATACTgcagtatgtgtgtgtatttctatgAAAGTTGTTGGGGGACTGAGACATTAAATTACTTGCTGGGGGCCCCCCAAAGCCACCCTGGTTCAGAGGTCAGTTGTCCATCCACTGTATTTCACGGGATAGATGCCCAAACTACTACAAGTCGCAGCAAAATGAAGTCGTCAATATCATGACTTCTCTAACTGGGTTTTAAAATTCATGATCTTCCCTTCCCTGTGTCTAGACTATCTCACTGGCTACACTGGTAAGCTCACTTTTCATCAGCctgttctcttgattctttgAGTATAGTTCTTGAGTCTAAAGGTGATTTAtgtgaaatttcttttaatttcttttataccCTACTCATCCCTGATTTGCCTTCCAATCCCACTAAACCCCCAAAGAGCAGTTGGGCACAACCAACAAAATGTCAATGTTTGCAACATTATCCTCCCAACGTCCCCTGCCTCTTGAGTAAGAGGAGGAAAATGTTTCATCATATTTGGGACCGACATTAGTTACTGCAATTGATCGAGTTCCGAGGCTGTTtgttatatatttagtatttgcATTTATAGTTACTTAAGCAGGGTCCTTTTGTACACTGTATTCCTGGAGGTTCTGTTCCTTTTACTCGGTCCCTCGTGTGTACTTCTGGCActtcattgaaaaataattttgatcccTGAAAAGTTCCATTTTAAGGACTTTTTCAGCCCTGAActgctaaaggaaaaaaacaacaatagctAGCTGATATTGTACTTGAAAGTTAATACTTTTATAAGCATAATGTTAAACACATGAGAGTAGATGCATATAATCATTctcaatttgcagatgaggaaaccgaggccgAAAGTTTAGCTTAATTGCCATGCTCACGCAGGGTGTCTTGTCAGAGGAAATGAATCCACGCCTCCCTTCACCCCAAGTCCAGGGCTTTTCCTCCTACATCACACACAACTTTTTATAAAAGGATTTTTCtcgagaaaagggagagaaattaaAACTGCTTTAAAATGCGTGAGGGACTGCTGCCCTTCTTACTTCTCCCAGAGCCACTGCTGGGCTCCCAGATTTGGGGGGGACTTCGGTAGGGGCCAGCCAAGAGGAGGGTCCCGCCGGCGGGTGCGGGACTAGGAATATTTAGCGCAAAAGAAGGGGGCCCGGGGGGCTTCCAGCCCTTCCCAAGGCAGCCACGTGGAGGAGGCGGGCGGCCGCAAGTCGGGGACAGTTCCCCCACAACGGGAGGCTGCAGGCGGAGGGCGGGCTCCCGACAGCGCCCGGAGCTGCGGGGGGTCCCCGGCTGCAGTCTCGAGAAGACTTCGCGGCCGCAGCCAAGTGTCAATGTCACCGCAGATACATTGTAGCCAGGCCCGGCCGCAGCGGCAGAGGGCGAAGCTCCGGGGGGCCCCCGGAGGGAGGGGACCCGGCGGCGCACCCGACACTGCCAGCCCCCGAGGGCCGCGGGTGCCGCCGCGCAGCCAGTTCCGCGGGGACGTTACCCCCCTCGCCCCCCATGATTTAAAGGCTGCGGCTGGCCCGGGCCCGCCTCCCTCCCCGGACCCCCGCCGGGCCCGCGCGCGCCCAGGGCGGAGCCACGGCCGCTCCTCCCGCTGGGAACCGTCCCGGTCTCCGCCActgctccccacccccccccccgccccgagACGGCTCAGATCGATCTCCCCGGACAGGAGCGTGCGTGGCCACCGGGGGCCGCGGGGGGGGGGTCCGGGGCGCCTGGGGTCGGAGGGCGGTGCAGCCGGCGccggccccggcccggcccggcctcGCCCCAGGAAGGCGCAGGGGTCGGCTCGGGGCGCTCACATGACCGAGGGGCGGGGCGAAGAGGGTTCCCGGGCGTGTAAACCACCGCTGCGGACGTCCAGAAAAATGAGAGGGAGGAGCCGTTGCCCAGGAAGCTCCCGTtgccccccgcccccacccccagcaCGCGACCCCTCCCCTCTCTGCCCCGCCCGCCCGCCGGCCGGCCGGCCTCGCTCCCAACCGGCTTCTCTGCTTTCCCACGGCGCGAGGCCGCCGCGTCCCGAGGGCggctcctcctctcccctcccccaccccgccCTCGGCCGCAGAGCGGGGAGGGGCCGCCCGACCCAGCCGAAGCCGAGCCGGGTGACACCGCGCGCTCCCTCCCCCGGcgcgccccgccccgccccgagCCGAGGCGCGCGCGCGCCCCCGGCAGGCGCCGGCATGCTAATGaatgggggcggggcgggggcgcgCGGCGGCCTCGTGCCCGCGCGTGCCGGGGGGGACGCAATTGTGAGGTGGCCGTGACGCACATTCCGGGGTTCTTAAGGGGCTGCGGCGGCGGCGCCGGAGCCGGTatcgggaggaggaggaggaggcggccgtcagggggggagggagggcgcCCAGCCGGCCCAGCCCGCCCAGTGACGGTGTGTCTCACggacctccccccctcccctcctccctccaacaCGCAACCCCCCCACAGCCCCGCGCCCGCCGCAGCCCCGGGCCGCTCCCGGCGTCGGTGGGGGGGCCGGCCGAGGCGAGGGGGGGCGGTCCGGCGGGGCCCCCTCGGAGCCCCGCGGCCGCGCCTGATAAATGGGGGATTACGGCTTCGGGCTAGTGCAGAGCGCCCCGCTCGGCAGCAGCAGCCCCGGCCCCCTGTTCAGCGGCGGCGCCTTCCGAACCCCCCAGCTCTGCCCCTCCCTGCtcccggccgccgccgccgccgccgccgccgccgcgcacGGCCGGACCATGCAGGATGAGCTGCTGCTGGGGCTGACACCGCCGCCGCCCGACCCCGCCCGCACCGCCCCGCCTCCGCGccgccctcccccccccaggACCCGCCGCCCAGCAGCCACAGGAGGAAGGAGCCGGCCGGCCCCCGCCCCTCccagcagccgccgccgccgccgctccccACCCCCGGCCAGTCCGGCTCCCGGCAGCAGCCGCAGCAGCCGCAGCCCCGCGCCCGGCCCGGCCCGCCCCCGCACCAGCACCACGGGCCGCCCGCCGAGCCCCCCGACGCGGCCGCGGCCCCCTCGACGCCCTCGCTGAGCCTGCTGGCCCCGACCATGGAGTCCCCCAACCACCCCCTGCTCGGCGGCTTCGGCAGCCTGCAGAGCCCGGACCTGCCTCaccccggcggcggcggcggtggcggcggcggcggcggtggtgGGGGCGCCCCGGCCGGCGCGGGAGGAGGGGCTCGgcgtcgccgccgccgccgccgctgccgggCTTCGGCACCCCTTGGGCCGTGCAGACCccgtcgccgccgccgcccgcGCAGCCCcgcagcagccgccgccgcccGCGCCGCAGCCCGCGCAGCCCCGCAGCCGCCGCCGCCCGCGCCGCAGCCCCGCAGCAGCAGACGCCCCAGCAGCCCGGCTCGGCAGCCGCGTCGGCAGGCGCCCATCAGCGCCCTGCCGCCCAGCCCGGAGGCGGACGGCGCTTCTATCCCAGGCTGCCGTCGTCCATGAACCCGGCGTTCTTCCCAGCTTCTCGCCCGTCGCCCCGCACGCCCGTGCCGCCTGAAGCGTGCcgggcggcggcagcggcggcggcggcttcGGAGGCCCCTTCAGGGGGCCGCCGTGCCCCCGGCCCCGCCGGCTATGAgcctgccgccgccgccgccgcagccgGCCCCGCAGCCGCCGCCGCCCGCGCCCCCGGCCCCGCAGCCGCCGCCGCCCTCGAGCCGCCGCTCGCCCGTCAGCCCGCAGCTGCAGCAGCACcaggccgccgccgccgccttcCTGCAGCAGCGCAACTCGTACAACCACCACCAGGTacggccccgggggggggggccccgaGAAAAGAAGGGGGTGCCCGAGGAGGAGGGAGCGGGGAGGGGACCCCGAAGGGAGGGCTGACCCCAAGGAAGAAGGGGGGGACGGGAAGGAGGGGGGACCCCGAGGAGAAGGAGGCGTGGGTGTTCCCGGCGCTgaccccccccccggggggggggcggGTGACAGGGCTCCGGAGCCTCGGGGCCCCGCTGGCGCCCCCGGGGTGGCTCTCACGGCCCCCCGCGGCGCTGTCCCCGCAGCCTCTGCTGAAGCAGTCCCCGTGGAGCAACCACCAGAGTAGCGGCTGGAGCACGGGCAGCGTGGCGTGGGGGGCCGTGCACGGCCGCGACCACCGGCGAGCCGGGACCATGGGCATCCCGGGCCCCCTGAACCAGATCTCCCCGCTGAAGAAGCCCTTCTCCGGGAACGTGATCGCTCCGCCCAAGTTCACCCGCTCCACGCCCTCGCTGACCCCGAAGTCGTGGATGGAGGACAACGTGTTCCGGACGGACAGCAACAGCAACACGCTGCTGCCCCTGCAGGTGAGGGCGGCGGGccgggcggggggcggggggcgcgGGGGGCAGGGCCGCCTTCTGACGCCCCCTTCTGTGCTGTTGAAGGTGAGATCTAGTTTGCAGCTGCCAGCCTGGGGCTCAGACTCCCTCCAGGATAGTTGGTGCCCTGCGGCCGGGACCTCCAGGATAGACCAGGTAGGCTGCCCCGCCCCGAGCGCGGGGGTCCCGGGGTCCCGGGGTGCCGGGCCGGGCGGCGGGGGTCCCCAGGGGCGTGGCTGCCCGCGCTGGGGCTCTGGTGAAGAGCGCTTTCGCCCCCCCGGGGCGCGCGTGCGGCCTCCGGAGCGGTCCCCCCTGCCCCCCTCCACCTGGAGCCGGCCGAGACGGACGCGGGGCGCTCTGCGGGGGCCGAGCGCCGGGCGCCGGTGCTGGGGCCGGGGCCGCGCGTGGTCGGGGCGGAAAACCTCGGGCTTTAAGGGGCAGCCGCGCTGGTAGCTTGGGGGAGGGGATGCTCTGGGGCGGGGGGGCCCTCCGTAGGGATCCCGGCCTCTCCCAGCCCCGAGGTCACGGTTCTGGGGGGACATGCCGCTGCTCCCCCGTTTGACGCTCGCGGGCTCCGTTAAGCCGAGTTCGGGAGATCGCCTTGTGTTAGGAAGCGGCGCTCCCAGGTGGGCTGCACAGGTGCCGTGTAAGGGTCGGGACGGGGGAGCCTCACGGGGGGAGGATCGGGAGGGGGGGGCCACACTTGGCCCGAGCTCGGGGGGAAGGGCCGGCGGAGCAGCCCTGGGGAGGGAGCTCGGTACGCGATCGGTGAGAGGGCCCGGGTTGGCGGGCAGGAGCGCTGGCGGCGGCGAGGAAGGGCGGCCTCATTAATCTGCATTTTCTGCTGTTGCCGGGACCCCTTTGGGCCCGGGTTTGGAGCTCTGTAAGATGGAGCGCTTCTAGATCCGAGGTCTGGGATGCTCTAAGGCACTGTTGGAGCTGCTCTAATAACGGGGGTCTCTACAACCGAGGAATGGGGGGAGTAGTGATTATTGGCGCTGCTCCCGTGGTTTTTAGATGACAGGCGGACTGAGAGAGTCATAAATGAAAATCTGATATTCGACAACTGGGGCGATAAGTTTTCTAGTCTTGTCCTTCTGTTTCAATACTGCGTGCTTGAAACGGGTATTTGCTCAGCGGCTTCAATAGTCATAGATCAAAATGGTCTAAAACGGCTACTTTAGTTTGTTTATTAGCATGAGGatatttcctagaaaaaaaaatctttaaaaattaatgttcctGCCTAGTCTTGTGTTTACAACTAGAAAGACATTTAGTAGTTACAAATTAACATACAAAATAGAGGTTTTCATAGTAGAAGTCCTTAAAAAATACAGCAACTCCTCTCATAATGAGCACTTGAACTAGTATGCAGATGAATTATCACAGaaatttttccaatcttttttttttttacaataagaCATTTTAAATCCAACTGCTTCAAACTCCTTTTTACCTAgagaaattttcttatttttattcgtattccaagcctttttttttttttttttttttttttgccctctaAAATTTTCTGTCTGATCTTgtgttttaaaattgattttttgaagtCCCATCTAGAGGGTTAAGAACTTCTGCAGTATGTCCTCTGCCATGCTTGTTTGGAGCCCAAGATCTCTGTAGATCTGTCTCTGTATCCTGAATTTTTTTGTGTCATGTTTGCCAAGAAATTGGGATGGTTGAAttagggagggagacagagacaaattaAATGAGAGACTAAATGAAACAAACACCTGTTAATtgaaagactgattttttttttttaatcagatttgtCAGGATTGTTTTCTGACAATTTGGTCAGAATATGAGTAGTTGACATTTTTACTAtaaattatcaaaacattttgtcttaatgatttttactttgtaggtagaaaaaaattcttgattttaaatGGAAAGTTTTCCTCTTCAGATTTTTCATTCCAAATAGTATGGGTTCTGGTTCCATTAGAAATTGAAGTTCATACTGTGCCGGTTACTGTGCAGATCTAAAGGCTGTTTGTGTAGCCTGGGCCTTCACCTGGACCAAGCAGAGCTTCGGATTTGGAGCTTGGCCTGGCAGAAGCTCGTTTCCTGCCTCTGGGGATGGCCAGGCTCCCTGGCATTTCCTTCCCCTGTCAGAGGACCTGGCTTCGGAGATTGGCTCGGCTTCCCCACTTTTTGTGACCCGggagaagtctttccaggtcacAGCTTCCTCCTCTCTGGAGGAAGATGTTTGATGGGATGGCCCGAGGCTCTTGCCAGCTCCAGATCTAGAATTCTGTGGTGCTTCCTGCTTGCCCTTTCAGtgccatctttttttatttttttctttagatctatttcttctcctccacaGAATATGGAGATTATTTTAGGATCAGTTTTAAGATGGATATATTTGCAATCGATTGTTCACAGAGAGCTGGCCACAGAGTTGGGAAGACACAGGTGCAAGCACCGCCTCTGATTAGGTTGGCGGTACCAGAATTTCCAGATAAGCCATAAGCCTCTGGCCTTTCTCAAACCAACGGGGCAAAATTACACACTTAGTCTTTTCCCTCCACCCCAGCTTTTAATAGCACAGCAGTTCTGCTCtggtttctttctcctttttgagaCGGTAGAGCTGTATGCTTAGTGTTGGGAGGATTCTCAAACCACCATTAGAGTACAGGTGGTCGCGATGGAGAAATAATAGCAGCAATTTAACATCCACAAGTGTTTACTGAGTACTTGGCTCCAGCCTGGTGATGTATTTTTCGGACAATAAAAAGCAGACTAATCCGTAATCCTTGTCTTGAAGACAAATTCAATTTAAACACGTATCAAGTGCTTAGTATTTGCAAAGCCAAGCCAAAAGCAACAGAATAGACCCGAGGCAGGATGGAGAATGTCCGATGTAGTGAGCACAGGTAGGTTGGAGCCACAGGAGGAAGGGCCTTAAAGGTCAGGAGAAGCTGCAGGGTTTGGGAGGGCCTGCCGTGGCCGGGCTTCAGGAAGCCTCGCTGGGCATCTGTGATCCACAGTTACCTGTAACTCTAGGACAGTGGAAGGGCCGCAGCCGGGCGGACACGGGTGATGGAAACCATAGGGAGCTTGGGTGTTTGTAACTTGGAGTTTGGCTAAAATGTAACTCCTGGGAAGCAGGGAAAAGAGCTGCAAATGGAAACAATTCGAGAACAAAGAAAAGTCTCAGCCAATGTCTGTGCTGCGTCGGTCACTTGGGGGGATAGCGGAGCTCCCGTGTCTCGGTGCTGTAGTGTGACACGGCAGGGTAGGCCCCGGCTGTGGGTTTGGGACGACGACGCGAGGGTCGCCGGGGGTCGAGAGTGCGCGTGTGTTGGCGATGGCACGCAGAAGTGACCTTTTCAAAAGCTTGTGTTCTTTGAATTTTAATTGAACATtctaaaatgtaaagaaattcttttttgcaTGCTATGTCCTTTTCCTTCTGAAAATGTATTCCTTCCCAAGAAAAAGTTGTCTTTGAAATAGGATGGTGATTTGGATTATGATACTGTTGCAAATCATGTCTCATCATAAATGTTTAGTTAGGAATGAGTTTTGGTTGGTTATATTATTAGCAACACCTTGGTAatagtttttattctttatttctcccaAGTTATTTCTCAGTCAGGCTATATGTATTTTCTAGattgattgttttttatttccttttccctgatAAACTAGTTCTTCCAAACCctgcttaattttgtttttctcttctcctttccgcCCCCTCCCAAATCTTGTTGTGTGCTACACCCAAAATTCAGGATTAGGAAAGaagtcatttgatttttgtttgtttttataataagaATTAAAAGTCAAGGAGAAATACTTTTAAATCACGATCTGCTTAGACTGTCATTGGTACTAGCTATTTCTAGGGTTCTTCCATCTCAGCTTTTGGAGATCACTTTATCAGCTGTTACTTCCCAGTATATATTATAAGAGTTGGTggtaaattgtttctttttgaagtTTCCATATTTGGAAAAGTACTTGCTTGTTGCCGTAGAGCTGTGCAGCAATGAATGTAGACTATATTGTCATAGTTAACATAATctaccaactcttttttttttttttttttttttaagcagggtATCAGTAATTACCATTAAATTGTAATGTTTCCACATTGTGAAGAGAGAGACTGGCTTATTTCATATTCAGCCTAGTATTAGAAGTGGGATTCCAACTGAGGAAATGtagtgttctttttattattgccCTATTGCCTCTCATTTGAAAATCTTCACAAATAAATCTTTCACTATGGAATCTGGGTTTGTTTCttagcctggacattatttttctttggttgcTTTGATTCATAGCCACAAGCCCAAGTTCTGATCAGACTGCCTCCTATTAGGACCTATTAGGACCTATCCTGGGTCCAGGTCTGCTGGCTGGCAAGACAGTTGAGTTAAGAGGTCAGGGATGACAGGGAGGGTATATGTTACCTCAGAGGTCACGGATCAGCATCTTTTGAACAACAGTGGTTTGCCAGGAGAGCTACTTGTATTCAGATGAATTAGTTTCTCCACAACAAATCCTCCTTTAAATCGCAGCTTTTGAAAATCTTAGTAGTTTGTGAGGTTATATCTAGCTCATGGATCAAAGCACAAATCTCCAAATTTTCTTGGAGTTAAGTATTCTTCTCCGATGGGTTTGCCTGCCACATAGAgttgaaaggaggagaaaggaagagaaagcagtTCCTTTGTGCCAAATCAGTAATATCAAAATAATGTGTACTTGAAACAGACTCATTTCAAAACCTGGTCATTTTTATCATTCAGATTGCAAAACAGAATCTTATGTTGAAAGGAACCTTAGGGAACTAGTTCAGTACAAGAGGAAACTCTGCTTGCAGAGATGTCAGGCCTTAGGATCCCAGCGTTGGAGCTGGAAGAGGCCATGGAGGCTGTGTAGGCCAGCCCTCGAATTTGACaggcgaggaaactgaggctaggagcTCGAGAAGGGTTTTCTCAAGGGCAGCACCAGAAACCAGGGCTTCCTTTCCTTACTTATTATAAGTTACTCTGCCAGTCAGTGAGACTCCacatttttagaaatgagtttTTTGAATAAAGTATCCTAAATTTAGCCTTTAAACCAAATTGTTTTAGTTCCTTAGTTTTACTGGGAGGAGTCATTGTACAATTCCTATAATTTAGTTCTCTTGAAATGAAGTGGATCTTTTTGTAGATCAAGCCATAGTCTTCTGAAGGAAGACACTTGGAGATGTCAGGAGTCATTTGCCTGTTTCGAGCTGTTTTTGTTTTGGGCGCTTGTGTGTGGGATGAGACAGATGGTAACAATGTATagctaaatgaatatttatttagaagagcactgttatttttctttctaaagaagGGCTTTGAAACTTGGTAAAGGACTATGGAGGAAAACCTATGGAGGTTTCTATGGGATAGAAACCTTGCATATATGGGTTACTTCTCGTGGTGGGACTAAACAAGTAGAGAGGGTAAAACTTCTACCATTCCACTGAGCAAAGGGATCCCTGAGGAGGACAGCGATTGTGGGGAACAGCCAGAACTGAGACTGCCTGGCCGACTCCTTGCAGGGAAGCACGGTTCTGAGATAGAGCAGATTTCTTGCAAGTTATTGAGTATTGATAGCCCGGAACATCACAAGCAAGGCCCTGACCTCTACCCCAAGGATTTTTAAAAGGGCTGATTATTGGCACTTAGCTAATTCTAATTGCAGAATGGCTCAAAGTCAGAGCAGCATCTTAGACGGTCAGAAGGATGGGGCTTCGACCAAAGTCTATTTTCCTTCTGGTTTCAGTGTCTCTGGTAACGAGTGAAGGGCAGAGTATATAACCCCATGTAGTCCACGCTTTTCTTTTTGGGGATAATTGCCAGGAATTTCCCCCTCAGATTAGGCCGGTATTGATCAATCTTCCTATAACTTCCGTCTCCCTGGTTGGAAGATTGCTGGAGTCAGTTTCCCCACATGTGAATCTCCCTCATTCAGCTCTTTATGTATATGACactctctttgggcctcagttttttcctcagtaaaaaggaaaaaaaaaaaaaggcatgactTTCTGGACTTCTTTCACTATCGAATTGATATGGGctaagaattcaaaagaaatcagatggttttttccatttctatcacAACCCTTCATAGAAGAATATTTATGTTCAGCATGCCAttgttcacatttgaactctggtacaAAGAATTTCTCAGTAACTTTATTTGGATATCAGCGATGTAAATCAATAGCAACTTGATCTAAACACTAGATGATATTCTATCAAATCAATAATTtgcaaatattaatatattttgcatatacttatttccttatttgaatATTCTTTATCTGATTACCTTTCACTAATTGAATATAAGCTCGTTAGGGATAGAccaagtttctttttattttcttttttctttttgtctttttattcccaggaCCTAACATGGTGTCTGACACACAGTagcttaacaatttttttttcccctgaggcatttggggttgagctacttgcctagggtcacccagctaggaagtgttaagtgtctgaagttagatttgaactcagatccttctgacttcagggctgttgctctatccactgtcacctagctgccccaacaaatattttttaggtTGTATGAAGGacattcctttttgcttttctcaaGCTTTCAAACATTTCATGTTCGAAACATTTGTTCTGTTGTTAcaatcaatttatttaaatatctactatatacaAGGTATATGTTGCTTTTCACTTGTATTAGTTACTTTTCCCCTAGTAGatctattctatttttcaaagctCTTTTAATCTGTGGATTAAATTAGTCTTATGGTATAGTTTAATAAACAGTATCAACATTATGAGAGCatttcataaatttataaagTCATTTGTATTTTGGTTACTTCCAAATTTAAATTAAGTaactacttttttttaacctgagtAAAAAAGTATAATAGAGAAGAGATTACATTTTTGGAAAATTCCTACtgattttctattttaccctcccCAACTCAAACACAGATCCAAATGAAAGGCAAGTATTCCCATGTATATAAACTTCAAATTTTAGAAAATCTTTTGTTTACAGTTTCCTTCTGTTATTGATTTCCTGTTCTATCCTTATACTTCAAACACAAATCTATATTAAATGTGGACAATCCTATGCGTACAGGTACTAGAGATAGTAGCATATGGAATTGGAATATATCCTGCATACTTAAAATCTGTTGCACATTGTTTCTCAATCCATCCTATaactcttcagtttcctcaatccaCCAAGCAGCTTTTACACACCATTCCATCTTAAACCAATCCTTGAGggattgtattctttttttaattttttccccctatcaTTAGACTCACAAAAATTCTTGATGAGAACAATTCTCCTGTTCCTCTTTtacaatttaatcttttttaaaaaaataaaaagcaatccCCTAACCCACCAAACATGACTAATAGTGTAAGGGGAATATTACATGTTGATACCTCTGTatcaagaagggggaaaaaaaagcagaaagtgaAATTTGATGTCACTTTTAAAAAACTAGTTGCCATCTGCActaaaatgttataaaatctAGAAAGTCCCTTTCAGAATCTCTAGAAAAGCCTCCCATTTATAAACCTCTTTATCATCCAATTATCCTCTGTTTTCTTAAGTATCAGCATCCAAGATAAATTTTAATAGCATTCAATTTGTTTTGCAGATTTTTGTTAATAGGATCTAAACAGTAATATcttaacttttttcccctgaaaaaagTGCAATATAGTTTATGGATTGCATTATAGATGATTTTTGGGAAGCTTGCCATGGAATCAAAATGCTTATGACTTATTTCatcttataatatcattttattgaAAGAATGTATTTAATTTACAAAGCAGCAGTTTACGGAAGAGCTTTTGGAACCACCACCATTACCCAACTTAAGTACTTTTCACTAAACAGCATACATTTTCCAAATTCATGATGACTTTTCTttgagttttattattttctcactGAAATCTTTGCAAAATAATGACTATAACTGTCTAGTAAAATTGTATTATTGATGAAGTTAGTTAACTGGAAGCCAGAGTATGGTTTGGTGTCCTGAGAACTGACCTTGACAAGATAAAAGTGgaagtcccctcattttacagaggaggagatCGAGGCCAGGAGAAATGAAGCAACTTCCTTTCAAGTTAGGAATGTAGTCCACAGAGCAGGAATTTCAAGGTGGGTGCTGGCGGGACAGGTGTGACCTGCAGACGCTCCGGACCACCTACGACCTTGATGGAGAGATCTCCAAGTATTAGGACGCCGGCACCAGGCGCGCTTGGggctggagagagagaaaacaggaagCTTCAGAGCCACCAAGCTCCAGCTATCATCATGGCTGAAGCTTTATCTTAATTATTTATCCTCATTAAGAGACTCTTGatgcaaaatggattattttaaaaattaatatttctagcATATTTTATAATATGGTAACTCCTTTTTGGAGTCCTTTAAGGTATGCATAATGATTTCCTTAAATCAATAGACTGAGAGACTCtcttaaaagttaaa of the Sarcophilus harrisii chromosome 6, mSarHar1.11, whole genome shotgun sequence genome contains:
- the CPEB2 gene encoding LOW QUALITY PROTEIN: cytoplasmic polyadenylation element-binding protein 2 (The sequence of the model RefSeq protein was modified relative to this genomic sequence to represent the inferred CDS: inserted 1 base in 1 codon; deleted 4 bases in 2 codons; substituted 1 base at 1 genomic stop codon) — its product is MESPNHPLLGGFGSLQSPDLPHPGGGGGGGGGGGGGGAPAGAGGGSASPPPPPLPGFGTPWAVQTPSPPPPAQPRSSRRRPRRSPRSPAAAAARAAAPQQQTPQQPGSAAASAGAHQRPAAQPGGGRRFYPRLPSSMNPAFFPXFSPVAPHARAAXSVPGGGSGGGGFGGPFRGPVPPAPPAMSLPPPPPQPAPQPPPPAPPAPQPPPPSSRRSPVSPQLQQHQAAAAAFLQQRNSYNHHQPLLKQSPWSNHQSSGWSTGSVAWGAVHGRDHRRAGTMGIPGPLNQISPLKKPFSGNVIAPPKFTRSTPSLTPKSWMEDNVFRTDSNSNTLLPLQVRSSLQLPAWGSDSLQDSWCPAAGTSRIDQDRSRMYDSLNMHSLENSLIDIMRAEHDPLKGRLSYPHPGTDNLLMLNARSYGRRRGRSSLFPIDDGLLDDGHSDQVGVLNSPTCYSAHQNGERIERFSRKVFVGGLPPDIDEDEITASFRRFGPLVVDWPHKAESKSYFPPKGYAFLLFQEESSVQALIDACIEEDGKLYLCVSSPTIKDKPVQIRPWNLSDSDFVMDGSQPLDPRKTIFVGGVPRPLRAVELAMIMDRLYGGVCYAGIDTDPELKYPKGAGRVAFSNQQSYIAAISARFVQLQHGDIDKRVEVKPYVLDDQMCDECQGARCGGKFAPFFCANVTCLQYYCEFCWANIHSRAGREFHKPLVKEGADRPRQIHFRWN
- the LOC116419908 gene encoding neural Wiskott-Aldrich syndrome protein-like codes for the protein MGDYGFGLVQSAPLGSSSPGPLFSGGAFRTPQLCPSLLPAAAAAAAAAAHGRTMQDELLLGLTPPPPDPARTAPPPRRPPPPRTRRPAATGGRSRPAPAPPSSRRRRRSPPPASPAPGSSRSSRSPAPGPARPRTSTTGRPPSPPTRPRPPRRPR